A region from the Vibrio sp. SS-MA-C1-2 genome encodes:
- the tnpB gene encoding IS66 family insertion sequence element accessory protein TnpB (TnpB, as the term is used for proteins encoded by IS66 family insertion elements, is considered an accessory protein, since TnpC, encoded by a neighboring gene, is a DDE family transposase.), which yields MKRMLSAPEIYLYRKSVDFRKSINGLAAIIESDTNLPLLRGALFLFTNKQQDKIKVLYWDETGFALWCKRLEKAKYKWLSAEKN from the coding sequence ATGAAACGTATGCTCAGCGCCCCAGAGATTTATTTATATCGAAAAAGTGTCGATTTTAGAAAATCCATTAACGGCCTTGCCGCCATCATCGAAAGTGACACAAATTTACCGCTTCTCCGTGGTGCTCTTTTTTTATTTACTAATAAACAGCAAGATAAAATCAAAGTGCTGTATTGGGATGAAACCGGCTTTGCTCTTTGGTGTAAACGCCTGGAGAAAGCAAAATATAAATGGCTCTCAGCAGAGAAAAATTAA
- a CDS encoding endonuclease/exonuclease/phosphatase family protein, whose translation MVLKKSLAAIVIGAALLSGCNDNNDNNSSPNSNSETVSEVKVATFNVSFDRSNFEDLANQMVITKTEQDSLINEYVNNKEEMVESDQTTAAKIIQIRNIAAIIQTNRPDVLLINEFNNDGTGEDLTAINGFQDNYLSIPQSPNSIDGGDLLEPIQYPFKKTFATNTGLHTGMDFDNDGIVNANDPDDTFGFGFYHGQYAMAVFSRFELEDDSLRTFQTFKWKDMPSAENPVISVCDDLSNSELKDAVVGPLACGDNWYTDEEWEIVRLSSKNHVDVTVNIPTIEGDKPVHLLLSHPTPAIFDTYSKHNMMMNRDEIQFWADYINGESYMYDDNGVYGGLSEGNSFIILGDLNSDPYNGESYNNTIKSLIDHHNVNTQASNGTLTPSSQGGLEEDYQGNENVNLENNTLTPWATRVDFNIPSSDLNVTETGVYWPAAGEPGRLLMNDSRIGSNGTGKDISSDHRMVWVNIDLNN comes from the coding sequence ATGGTATTGAAAAAATCTTTAGCTGCTATCGTTATTGGTGCAGCACTTCTTTCTGGATGTAATGATAATAATGACAACAATTCCTCCCCAAATAGTAATTCGGAAACGGTTTCAGAAGTTAAAGTAGCAACGTTTAACGTCTCTTTTGATCGTAGTAATTTTGAAGATCTTGCTAATCAAATGGTCATAACAAAGACTGAGCAAGATAGTCTTATTAACGAGTATGTAAACAATAAAGAAGAAATGGTTGAAAGCGACCAAACCACAGCTGCAAAAATTATTCAAATTCGCAATATCGCAGCAATTATTCAAACAAACAGACCTGATGTTTTATTAATCAATGAATTTAATAATGATGGTACTGGTGAAGACTTAACGGCCATTAATGGTTTTCAAGATAATTATTTAAGTATTCCTCAAAGTCCAAATAGTATTGATGGTGGCGATTTGCTTGAGCCTATTCAATACCCTTTCAAGAAGACTTTTGCGACAAATACTGGTTTACATACCGGTATGGATTTTGATAATGACGGTATTGTCAATGCAAATGATCCTGATGATACATTTGGGTTTGGTTTTTATCATGGTCAATATGCAATGGCTGTATTTTCCCGCTTTGAATTAGAGGACGACAGCTTAAGAACGTTCCAAACATTCAAATGGAAAGATATGCCAAGCGCAGAAAATCCAGTGATAAGTGTATGTGACGATTTATCAAACTCAGAACTTAAAGATGCAGTAGTCGGGCCATTAGCCTGTGGAGATAATTGGTACACCGATGAAGAGTGGGAGATTGTCCGTCTTTCATCTAAAAATCATGTTGATGTGACCGTAAACATACCGACAATTGAAGGTGATAAGCCCGTTCACTTATTACTATCACACCCTACCCCTGCTATTTTTGATACATATTCTAAGCACAATATGATGATGAACAGAGATGAAATTCAATTCTGGGCTGATTATATCAACGGTGAGTCTTATATGTATGATGACAATGGTGTGTATGGTGGTCTTTCTGAAGGTAACTCATTTATCATCTTAGGTGATCTAAATTCTGACCCTTATAATGGTGAGTCATACAATAATACCATCAAGTCATTGATAGACCATCACAACGTCAATACTCAAGCATCTAATGGAACATTAACGCCATCAAGTCAAGGTGGCTTAGAAGAAGATTATCAAGGCAATGAAAATGTTAATCTTGAAAATAACACGCTTACACCTTGGGCAACACGAGTTGACTTCAATATTCCATCAAGTGATTTAAATGTCACAGAAACTGGTGTGTATTGGCCAGCAGCAGGTGAACCTGGTCGACTACTTATGAATGATAGTCGCATTGGTTCGAATGGAACAGGCAAAGATATTTCTTCTGACCACCGTATGGTTTGGGTAAATATAGACTTAAATAATTAA
- a CDS encoding site-specific integrase, which produces MINVITIKKKNSIKYGKKSLMLYLYTLKQALLSLLLIFKSAIHMTHHRAIGCIEHSVIKLTLIFNRRTQEKKRNRAKNAGGVPAEGYKVVLALINALKELKPRSSNKRPNQPTELSAEYLYFIYLWITGSINSLSSPADIPDLIVVTGADSCQPHRLRRMYRSNKRWIEYAMTFQTRNGELSQWQPLPSAIVHLFIAWIDKHNTLTLSKIEKENLFNALKVKKWRAPSPINNIVRLKKDLFFDYMIKQTRMDPYLSTPVKDILLNGRLHHRYAIYYQSLNSNQIRYDLFQAHEAYLNRLVPYINDTKCADYRDFSMADHKRLPILAVGVEFPTHLSKKGEILAYNRMNFDSTWQMEAIPALQHGSIRALSQENLTSFFNFIRQDIERYRPKKAQSIDELREYYNARTFELGLLFVLLTGARPNHHITFNIHSCFEIKSALIKDKGRERLIYLCDYLASAINDYLLVQHQLLKKMSIDKTQLKTRHLMWYLINDDNDGIPLTAKTLREYMNDAWQRCFPNTKAKVVPYQLRHSFAQHALLASAPRLPTQQIDYLMGHFEQGEGIEDYYATPKIQHKLMEHLNRWPERLNLPSCYSPKKSKNHAR; this is translated from the coding sequence ATGATAAATGTCATCACTATAAAGAAGAAAAACAGCATCAAGTACGGGAAAAAGTCTTTGATGCTTTACCTATATACCCTAAAGCAAGCGTTACTTTCACTTCTACTGATTTTCAAATCAGCGATTCATATGACTCATCATAGAGCAATAGGTTGTATTGAGCACTCTGTCATAAAATTAACGCTCATTTTCAACCGAAGAACTCAAGAAAAAAAACGAAATCGAGCAAAAAATGCCGGGGGCGTACCAGCTGAGGGCTATAAAGTCGTTTTAGCACTGATCAATGCATTAAAAGAATTAAAACCACGATCATCAAATAAACGCCCTAATCAACCGACAGAATTGAGCGCAGAATACCTATATTTTATCTATCTTTGGATCACGGGATCGATTAATTCATTATCGTCTCCTGCTGATATTCCAGACCTTATTGTTGTAACAGGTGCTGATAGTTGCCAACCTCATCGTTTACGACGGATGTACCGCTCAAATAAACGATGGATAGAATATGCGATGACCTTTCAAACGCGTAACGGAGAATTGTCTCAATGGCAGCCCCTTCCATCTGCAATTGTTCATCTATTTATTGCATGGATAGATAAACACAACACACTCACCTTAAGCAAAATAGAAAAAGAGAATCTATTTAATGCATTAAAAGTGAAAAAATGGCGTGCGCCTTCTCCTATCAATAATATTGTGCGCCTAAAAAAAGATCTGTTTTTTGATTACATGATAAAACAAACAAGGATGGATCCTTACTTATCCACGCCCGTGAAAGATATTTTATTAAATGGTCGATTACATCACCGATATGCTATTTATTATCAGTCACTAAATAGTAATCAAATCCGTTATGACTTATTTCAAGCTCATGAGGCGTACCTAAATCGATTAGTCCCCTATATAAATGATACCAAATGTGCTGACTATCGAGACTTTTCCATGGCTGATCATAAAAGGCTGCCTATCTTAGCCGTTGGCGTTGAGTTTCCTACACACCTATCTAAAAAAGGCGAAATCCTCGCTTATAATAGAATGAATTTCGACAGCACATGGCAAATGGAAGCAATACCTGCACTGCAACATGGTTCTATTCGAGCCTTATCTCAAGAAAATTTAACCTCTTTTTTTAACTTCATTCGTCAGGATATAGAACGATATCGCCCCAAAAAAGCGCAATCTATCGATGAGTTAAGGGAGTATTATAATGCACGAACTTTTGAGCTGGGGTTGTTATTTGTTCTTTTAACAGGGGCAAGACCAAACCATCATATTACTTTCAATATACATAGCTGCTTTGAAATAAAAAGCGCGCTCATTAAAGATAAAGGACGAGAGCGACTCATTTACCTTTGCGACTATTTAGCATCTGCGATTAATGATTATTTGCTCGTTCAACATCAGCTTCTCAAGAAAATGAGTATCGATAAAACACAGCTTAAAACCCGCCATTTAATGTGGTACCTCATTAATGACGATAATGACGGCATTCCATTAACAGCGAAAACGTTAAGAGAATACATGAATGACGCATGGCAACGTTGCTTTCCTAATACAAAAGCAAAAGTGGTTCCTTATCAACTACGTCATAGCTTTGCTCAACACGCCTTGTTAGCTTCAGCACCTCGTCTTCCTACACAACAAATCGACTATTTAATGGGGCACTTTGAACAAGGTGAAGGTATTGAGGATTATTATGCAACACCAAAAATACAACATAAACTCATGGAACACTTAAATCGATGGCCCGAGCGCCTTAACCTTCCATCATGCTATTCGCCTAAAAAAAGTAAGAATCATGCGCGATAA
- a CDS encoding glycoside hydrolase family 3 protein has protein sequence MRLKKLALVIGTTLTLMGCNSDSDDISTISRDAQSIVQSMSIEEKVAQKLMMSFRYWCEDTNSSCTDGMTEINNTIHDVIQDNKLGGVILFANNQPDLRSTAKLVYDMQDAVQDDEKLGLFMALDQEGGNVVRLPRDQATNMPGNMALGAAYLATNDASLAYKEGQVLGAEVSSVGFNFNMAPVVDVQTNPLNPVINVRSYGENPELVGLLGGEVAKGMASEGVIGSMKHFPGHGDTATDSHYGLPIVNKSKEEAFAIDLAPYKEAIDQGIAPDMIMTAHIQYPSLDDTLVYTKDGEEMLVPATLSRVIQHDILRGDLNYQGLTITDALDMNGISGYFEETDAVIKVFQAGVDIALMPTQFRVADDAHQVEDLINAVADAVRSGDISEHDLDESVQRIVEVKLKRDILNHNSDTSLDDIYQNMDATIGSQEHRLIETEIAQNAITLVKNTDSSIPMSVNELGKIHMLTPWGEQGTAMRMTFEENGVAPESITNVKFSATDWNTEKTNIDHADTIIIGTLSSGISPVEIDGDPDAPVTRRFSQSLFTAPNNTGSLVFNVEEDNQLSPMVRSSEISDSQFARYALEYAKENGKKTILVSLRAPYDIASFDDVSDVALATYNYFGYDYGYLRGPSVIEIPNIIMGNIQAKGKLPVTIHRLDENGDLGDVAYEYGHSVE, from the coding sequence ATGAGATTAAAAAAGCTGGCTTTAGTTATTGGCACAACATTAACATTAATGGGTTGTAACTCTGATTCTGATGATATCAGTACAATATCAAGAGATGCACAAAGTATTGTTCAGTCAATGTCGATAGAAGAAAAAGTTGCACAAAAATTAATGATGAGTTTTCGATATTGGTGTGAAGATACCAATTCATCTTGTACTGATGGTATGACAGAAATAAACAACACGATCCATGATGTTATTCAAGATAACAAACTTGGTGGCGTTATCTTATTTGCAAATAATCAGCCAGATTTAAGATCAACAGCTAAATTAGTTTACGATATGCAAGATGCAGTTCAAGATGATGAAAAACTTGGATTATTTATGGCATTAGATCAAGAAGGTGGTAACGTTGTTCGTTTACCTAGAGATCAAGCCACAAATATGCCAGGTAATATGGCGCTAGGCGCTGCTTATCTTGCGACAAATGATGCTTCACTTGCCTATAAAGAAGGACAGGTTTTAGGTGCTGAAGTTTCCTCTGTTGGCTTCAACTTTAATATGGCTCCAGTTGTTGATGTGCAAACAAATCCATTAAATCCAGTGATTAATGTCCGCTCTTACGGCGAAAATCCAGAACTTGTAGGACTACTTGGTGGCGAAGTCGCTAAAGGGATGGCATCAGAAGGGGTTATCGGCTCCATGAAGCACTTCCCTGGTCATGGTGATACAGCAACTGATTCACACTATGGGTTACCTATCGTCAATAAGAGTAAAGAAGAGGCGTTTGCCATCGATCTGGCACCTTATAAAGAAGCAATTGATCAAGGTATTGCACCAGACATGATCATGACTGCTCATATTCAATACCCATCTCTTGATGATACTCTCGTCTACACAAAAGATGGTGAAGAGATGCTGGTACCAGCAACCCTTTCTAGAGTTATCCAACATGACATCTTACGTGGTGACCTTAATTACCAAGGATTAACGATTACTGATGCATTGGATATGAATGGTATCTCTGGTTACTTTGAAGAAACTGATGCCGTCATTAAAGTATTCCAAGCTGGTGTTGATATCGCATTAATGCCAACGCAGTTTAGAGTTGCAGATGATGCTCATCAAGTTGAAGATCTTATCAATGCCGTTGCAGATGCTGTAAGAAGTGGTGACATTAGCGAGCACGATCTTGATGAGTCAGTTCAACGTATTGTTGAAGTTAAACTCAAACGAGATATTCTCAACCATAATAGTGATACTTCTTTAGATGATATTTACCAAAACATGGATGCGACCATTGGGAGTCAAGAGCATAGGTTAATTGAAACAGAGATTGCTCAAAATGCAATTACATTGGTGAAAAACACTGATTCAAGTATTCCAATGAGTGTTAATGAGTTAGGTAAAATTCATATGCTAACCCCATGGGGAGAGCAAGGCACTGCCATGAGAATGACATTTGAAGAAAATGGTGTTGCTCCAGAAAGCATTACAAATGTTAAATTTAGTGCTACTGACTGGAATACAGAAAAAACCAATATCGATCATGCCGATACAATTATTATCGGTACATTATCATCGGGTATTAGCCCTGTAGAAATTGATGGCGATCCAGATGCACCAGTTACACGTCGTTTTTCTCAATCATTATTTACTGCACCAAATAATACGGGCTCATTAGTATTTAATGTTGAGGAAGATAATCAGTTATCACCAATGGTGAGAAGCTCAGAGATTTCTGATAGTCAATTTGCTCGTTATGCACTTGAATATGCAAAAGAAAATGGTAAGAAAACTATTTTAGTTAGCCTACGCGCACCTTATGACATCGCAAGTTTTGATGATGTTTCTGATGTCGCATTAGCTACTTATAATTACTTTGGTTATGACTATGGCTATTTAAGAGGTCCATCTGTTATTGAAATTCCAAATATTATTATGGGTAATATTCAAGCAAAAGGAAAACTTCCAGTGACTATTCATCGACTAGATGAAAATGGTGATTTGGGTGATGTAGCTTATGAATATGGCCACTCTGTAGAGTAA
- a CDS encoding helix-turn-helix domain-containing protein gives MSAFAEIERKRTLDRCNEDRAKAEGKHLGRKTNSELHRQIFDLNEKGVPKSQIVERLSCSRQTFYNALGDN, from the coding sequence ATCAGTGCATTTGCTGAAATAGAGAGAAAGCGTACTCTTGATCGTTGTAATGAAGATAGAGCAAAAGCTGAAGGTAAACATTTAGGTCGAAAGACGAATAGTGAGCTACACAGGCAAATTTTTGATCTAAATGAAAAAGGCGTGCCTAAGTCGCAAATAGTGGAGAGATTAAGTTGCAGCAGACAAACGTTTTATAATGCATTGGGTGATAATTGA
- a CDS encoding autotransporter domain-containing protein — protein MTNKTLLALSIAAVLSSPVYADTTTNTLITNNATGTIVPDSSNGQVTANIQNSGDYTITSNTTTVGENKKNVLNIGENQDVTLDGDINFNGVAKTAILVNSGATLDSNTDINVNGLSQTGIANESSSEGNTEINNNGNINVNGAGSFGVQLNTTDCKTDASENCYNPENGGDGSGDITATNSGTITTNAIASTAMQANGENKTIVNSDDGHVVVQGTLSRGMSATDGATATNNGTIDVNDQQANIISDVTLTEDQTNTIQAALGEKPLAAQLVYGLADTQGMIAFLNSAADMTDIEARNELVHNVLIQAYPSYMGASKGDQEVAAQNIVSYIDSLGTDEQAAAIETLNSISISFSADQSDGSFGLSLMDFVNWQANPSEVPNFPENVTQQNLNYIIAAHNINSQAREDRNNGWNAGMVARGEESEANNTGTINLNADHTTGMLAANGATTTNSGDINVNGDNSVGMSAHGKTELSGDGLNAKLDVASDHVANNEDLSKPAAAARQAAIVTARGVVNSSIDTLNSGDDLTGDKVNLALTGHDTAQKVASGVIKTINTLSTTEGTIDNQGTINVSGDNSVGMQVGNERVSAVNVVKNTVQWGTDVHAVDAQAGLTGNALNGVDDNGNNTSNGAATEAGQQWLSATFDANSTAQQLLNYVKVGLSYDGLEYNGSEITNVTIQGFDDINSELKGTLGGDEVLAALDNACKETGSNTLQVSLTVDGQSDPIEYNIVRIGSTNDTDEHSYQLQTMTGEVITPDGLGSAITANGFTVTDGKVQINRNEDGSLAISDNAKVFKGASATNTGEINVTGKDSVAVSMTHNSTFTNGTADDNQDAVITIGADSHLLMVDGQTVTKDDFTVNDDGTIVAKDSHGMTAEQFKNYGEITKQLNDEDNKFGVTSVTANGGETGEVGTGTYTAKASNDEYALTKDEDGNYLATDEDGTVYKLTLNEDGTLQAETSQTPLEPSTPVVPQTPLNPSAPIVNGDFNDSSTINVDTAGVTNTKDDTLAVDSAIDQDGDGDIHIIEVGDNGTTTNDDGTKDESVSGSSFTNEGTIIVKDESLNDSTSLEMTAVDVENNSAFTNDGNITVEEENTVATSAETGSTITNNGSITLDSPEEDAYHTVAVELHDGGSATNNGDITVEASGSAAVNFGDTSATSQPTEYADSSVNSDANSFTNSGDIVVDGDDSVVVNVNSDNTNSSFNNTGNIEIGADSHFLAENGEVVDRQALANMSTEQQEKLTNSITNTGTVTKQLNENAYNIASITTTGTQTRSSGGNQSVTATSTSGVVYGVNALGDNQFSLNNEGTDYTFTTDDEGNITGKSLNTINGIDANEYTRNELQTATYMLNMIDSNVSDRVDDLSNNIDTGAWAQLNYTGGKQDGSSQHADTNSGGVTVGYDAAVNENLTLGGAFTYADNSSDYNTQPDSSSDNYSFTVYAYNKLVNDLFLEANGTYAYSNYDMDDVQHGNPGGTSFNTRLALGNNFNFNTNGSLVVKGIFNFSRATMDSYYLGGLKYDANDLDKTELGLSAHYEDTFTLSNKAQLIPSVAVSYMYNFADDENYTTVSGGNLLTKEDLYGENNDNRFNSEVGLSYVTGALKTKLSWNHLTNGDYNDDSANINLSYSFK, from the coding sequence ATGACTAATAAAACACTTCTTGCTTTATCGATTGCCGCCGTTCTTTCTTCTCCTGTTTATGCGGATACAACAACTAATACTTTAATTACTAATAACGCAACAGGTACTATTGTACCTGATTCAAGCAATGGGCAGGTAACTGCAAATATTCAAAACTCTGGTGATTATACAATTACTAGTAATACTACGACTGTTGGTGAAAATAAAAAAAATGTATTAAATATTGGTGAAAATCAAGATGTGACATTAGACGGGGATATCAATTTTAATGGTGTTGCTAAGACCGCTATTTTAGTGAATTCTGGCGCAACATTAGATTCAAATACTGACATTAATGTTAATGGACTATCTCAAACCGGCATTGCGAACGAATCAAGTAGTGAAGGCAATACTGAGATTAATAATAATGGTAACATTAATGTTAATGGTGCAGGCTCTTTTGGTGTTCAGCTAAATACGACAGACTGTAAAACAGACGCATCTGAAAATTGTTATAACCCAGAAAACGGTGGAGATGGTTCTGGTGATATTACGGCAACTAACTCAGGAACTATCACAACAAATGCTATAGCATCAACAGCAATGCAAGCTAATGGTGAGAATAAAACCATTGTAAATAGTGATGATGGTCATGTTGTCGTTCAAGGAACATTATCTCGAGGTATGTCTGCAACAGATGGTGCTACTGCGACAAACAACGGTACGATCGATGTTAACGATCAGCAAGCCAATATCATTTCAGATGTGACCTTGACCGAAGACCAAACGAATACAATTCAAGCTGCTTTAGGTGAAAAACCTCTTGCTGCTCAATTAGTTTATGGTTTAGCTGATACTCAAGGCATGATTGCATTCCTTAATTCAGCTGCGGACATGACTGATATTGAAGCAAGAAATGAGCTTGTACATAATGTTCTTATTCAAGCTTACCCATCATATATGGGAGCATCAAAAGGTGATCAAGAGGTAGCAGCACAAAATATTGTTTCTTATATTGATAGCCTTGGGACCGATGAACAAGCAGCTGCAATCGAAACATTAAATTCAATTTCAATTTCATTTAGTGCAGATCAAAGTGATGGTTCATTTGGCTTGAGTCTTATGGACTTCGTTAATTGGCAAGCAAACCCATCTGAAGTACCTAACTTCCCAGAAAATGTCACACAACAAAACCTTAATTATATTATTGCTGCTCATAATATAAACTCACAAGCTCGCGAAGACCGTAATAATGGTTGGAACGCAGGTATGGTTGCTCGTGGGGAAGAAAGCGAAGCAAATAACACAGGTACGATTAATTTAAATGCGGATCATACTACGGGTATGCTAGCAGCTAATGGTGCAACAACTACGAACTCTGGCGATATAAACGTAAACGGTGATAATTCTGTTGGTATGTCGGCTCATGGTAAAACAGAGCTTTCTGGTGATGGACTTAATGCTAAGTTAGATGTGGCTTCTGATCATGTGGCAAATAATGAAGACTTATCGAAACCAGCAGCAGCTGCGAGACAAGCCGCAATTGTTACAGCAAGAGGTGTGGTAAATAGTTCGATAGATACATTAAACTCTGGTGATGACCTCACTGGTGACAAGGTGAATTTAGCACTTACAGGACATGATACAGCTCAGAAGGTTGCAAGTGGCGTTATTAAAACAATAAATACCTTGAGTACCACTGAGGGAACTATCGATAACCAAGGAACAATCAATGTTTCTGGTGATAACTCTGTTGGTATGCAGGTTGGCAACGAACGAGTAAGCGCAGTTAACGTAGTTAAAAATACAGTTCAGTGGGGAACTGATGTGCATGCGGTAGATGCACAAGCAGGCTTAACTGGTAATGCGTTGAATGGTGTTGATGATAATGGCAACAATACTTCCAATGGTGCAGCAACAGAAGCAGGACAGCAATGGCTTTCTGCAACATTTGATGCGAATTCAACAGCTCAACAGCTATTAAATTATGTCAAAGTTGGCTTATCTTATGATGGCCTTGAATATAATGGTAGTGAAATTACTAATGTAACTATTCAAGGTTTTGATGATATCAACTCTGAATTGAAGGGTACATTAGGCGGAGATGAGGTTCTTGCAGCCCTAGATAATGCTTGTAAAGAAACAGGATCAAATACATTACAGGTCTCTTTAACGGTTGACGGGCAAAGCGACCCAATAGAATATAACATTGTACGTATTGGTAGTACAAATGATACAGACGAACATTCATATCAATTACAAACAATGACTGGAGAGGTGATTACTCCGGATGGATTAGGCTCTGCAATTACAGCAAATGGCTTTACAGTCACTGATGGTAAAGTCCAGATAAATCGCAATGAAGATGGCTCATTAGCGATTTCAGATAACGCGAAAGTATTCAAAGGTGCGTCCGCAACTAATACCGGTGAAATTAACGTAACGGGTAAAGACTCTGTTGCTGTTTCTATGACACATAACAGTACTTTCACTAATGGTACAGCTGATGACAATCAAGATGCCGTTATCACTATCGGTGCTGATTCACATCTTCTAATGGTTGATGGTCAAACTGTGACTAAAGATGACTTTACCGTTAACGATGATGGCACAATTGTAGCAAAAGATAGTCATGGTATGACTGCTGAGCAGTTTAAAAACTACGGTGAAATTACTAAGCAGTTAAATGATGAAGATAACAAATTTGGTGTGACCTCTGTTACAGCAAATGGTGGTGAAACAGGTGAAGTCGGTACTGGAACTTATACAGCTAAAGCTAGTAATGACGAGTATGCATTAACAAAAGACGAAGATGGTAATTACCTTGCAACTGATGAAGATGGTACGGTTTATAAACTAACACTAAATGAAGATGGTACTTTGCAAGCTGAAACATCACAAACACCATTGGAACCATCAACACCAGTTGTACCGCAAACACCATTAAACCCATCTGCACCAATCGTTAACGGTGATTTTAATGATAGTTCAACAATTAATGTCGATACAGCAGGTGTTACAAATACTAAAGATGACACATTAGCGGTTGATAGCGCTATTGACCAAGATGGAGATGGTGATATTCACATTATTGAAGTCGGTGATAATGGTACAACAACAAATGATGATGGAACTAAGGATGAGAGTGTATCTGGATCATCATTTACTAATGAAGGCACAATCATTGTTAAAGATGAGTCATTAAATGATAGTACATCACTTGAGATGACTGCAGTTGATGTTGAGAATAATTCAGCCTTCACTAACGATGGAAATATTACGGTTGAAGAAGAGAATACAGTTGCGACAAGCGCAGAAACAGGCTCAACAATAACAAATAATGGTTCTATTACATTAGATAGCCCAGAAGAAGATGCTTATCATACCGTTGCTGTTGAGTTACATGATGGTGGTAGTGCAACCAATAATGGAGATATTACTGTTGAGGCTAGTGGCTCTGCAGCCGTTAACTTTGGTGATACTTCGGCTACATCTCAACCAACAGAGTATGCTGACTCTTCCGTTAATAGTGATGCGAACAGCTTCACCAATAGTGGCGATATTGTTGTTGATGGTGATGACTCTGTTGTTGTGAATGTTAACAGTGATAATACCAATAGCTCGTTCAATAATACTGGTAATATTGAGATTGGTGCAGACTCCCACTTCTTAGCAGAAAATGGAGAAGTTGTTGATCGTCAAGCTCTTGCAAATATGAGTACTGAGCAGCAAGAAAAGCTTACAAACAGCATTACTAATACGGGGACAGTGACTAAGCAATTAAATGAAAATGCTTATAACATTGCTTCGATAACAACAACTGGTACACAAACTCGTAGTTCTGGTGGTAATCAATCAGTAACTGCAACATCGACATCTGGTGTGGTATATGGCGTTAATGCATTGGGTGATAATCAATTCTCATTAAATAATGAAGGTACTGATTATACGTTCACTACCGATGATGAAGGTAATATAACTGGAAAATCGTTAAACACAATCAATGGTATTGATGCGAACGAATATACACGTAATGAATTACAAACTGCGACGTATATGTTGAATATGATCGATAGCAATGTCAGTGATCGTGTCGATGATTTATCGAATAACATTGATACTGGTGCATGGGCTCAGTTGAACTATACAGGTGGTAAGCAAGACGGTTCTTCACAGCATGCTGATACCAATAGTGGTGGTGTCACAGTAGGTTATGATGCTGCAGTTAATGAGAACTTAACATTAGGTGGCGCATTTACTTATGCAGATAACTCAAGTGATTATAATACTCAGCCAGACTCAAGTTCAGATAACTACTCATTCACGGTTTATGCTTATAACAAGCTTGTTAATGATTTATTCTTAGAAGCTAACGGAACGTATGCATACTCAAATTATGATATGGATGATGTTCAGCATGGTAACCCAGGTGGAACCAGCTTTAATACTCGTTTAGCGTTGGGGAATAACTTTAACTTCAACACAAATGGTAGCTTAGTTGTTAAAGGTATCTTTAACTTTAGTCGTGCAACCATGGATAGCTATTACCTTGGTGGTTTGAAGTATGATGCAAATGATTTAGATAAAACAGAATTAGGTTTATCTGCTCATTATGAAGATACTTTTACGTTATCAAACAAAGCGCAATTAATTCCATCTGTTGCTGTAAGTTATATGTATAACTTTGCTGATGATGAGAATTACACAACTGTGTCAGGCGGTAACCTATTAACGAAAGAAGATCTATATGGTGAAAATAATGATAACCGCTTCAATTCAGAGGTTGGTTTAAGTTATGTTACTGGTGCATTGAAAACTAAACTATCTTGGAACCACCTAACAAATGGTGATTACAACGATGACTCTGCAAATATTAACCTGTCTTACTCATTTAAGTAA